Proteins encoded within one genomic window of Cytophagales bacterium:
- a CDS encoding MATE family efflux transporter yields the protein MLSVFTGAKRLFQFILEALKGSEKDFTSGGINRAIFMLSIPMIIEMGMEAVFAVVDLFFVSRVSVNAVATVGLTESVLFIIYSVAVGLSMALTAIVARRIGEKNPERAANAAFQGILVSSAIAIVLGLIGFVMADDILRLMGGDESLISEGVGYTRIMFAGNISIVLIFVINAIFRGAGDASIAMRTLMLANGLNIVLDPILIFGLGPIPAYGVEGAAIATTLGRSIGVIYQLASLFRDKSIIKLTVKNLVIKAKTISEIIKVSIGGMGQFLIESASWIFLVRVVSIFGTEAIAGYQTSFRIIVFTILPAWGMANAAATLVGQNLGAGHPDRAEKSVWHTAKYCMIFLVVVSVIFFLLADPIIGLFTQQAKVISIAKESLQIICLGYLFFAYGMVVIQAFNGAGDTRTPMAINVGVFWLFQIPFAYLAAVHFDLRETGVFISIAVAHSLHAIVGVFIFRKGKWKKTVV from the coding sequence AGCGTTTATTTCAATTCATATTAGAGGCATTGAAAGGCTCAGAGAAGGATTTCACTTCAGGTGGCATCAATAGAGCTATTTTCATGTTGAGTATTCCCATGATCATTGAAATGGGAATGGAAGCCGTATTTGCGGTTGTTGATTTGTTTTTTGTATCACGTGTAAGCGTGAATGCCGTAGCCACAGTCGGGCTTACCGAATCGGTGTTGTTTATCATTTATTCTGTGGCGGTGGGACTAAGTATGGCTCTTACAGCAATAGTGGCTCGGAGGATCGGAGAAAAAAACCCGGAACGAGCTGCCAATGCAGCATTTCAAGGTATTCTGGTGTCTTCGGCTATAGCCATTGTTTTAGGCCTTATAGGCTTTGTGATGGCAGATGACATTCTCCGATTGATGGGTGGTGACGAGAGTCTGATTTCAGAGGGTGTTGGCTATACACGAATCATGTTTGCCGGTAATATTAGCATCGTGTTGATATTCGTCATTAATGCAATCTTTAGGGGGGCAGGAGATGCCTCTATTGCGATGAGAACGTTGATGCTTGCTAATGGTCTTAATATCGTTCTTGATCCTATTTTGATTTTTGGCCTTGGGCCTATCCCTGCTTACGGGGTAGAAGGTGCGGCAATTGCAACAACTTTGGGAAGAAGTATTGGCGTAATCTACCAACTGGCTAGTTTGTTTAGGGATAAATCGATCATTAAGCTGACGGTTAAGAACCTAGTCATTAAGGCTAAAACCATTTCAGAGATCATCAAGGTATCGATCGGGGGAATGGGTCAATTCCTTATAGAATCCGCCAGCTGGATATTTCTGGTGAGGGTGGTTTCAATATTCGGAACTGAAGCTATTGCGGGCTATCAGACTTCCTTTAGGATCATTGTTTTTACGATTCTACCAGCCTGGGGAATGGCGAATGCAGCAGCAACTTTGGTTGGACAGAACCTGGGAGCAGGTCATCCTGATCGCGCAGAGAAATCTGTATGGCACACAGCTAAATATTGCATGATATTCCTGGTTGTTGTGTCCGTCATATTTTTCTTGTTAGCGGATCCGATAATTGGCTTGTTCACGCAACAAGCGAAGGTTATTTCTATTGCTAAAGAATCCCTTCAAATCATCTGTTTGGGGTATCTGTTTTTTGCATATGGCATGGTCGTGATACAGGCTTTTAATGGAGCGGGAGATACCCGAACTCCTATGGCAATTAATGTCGGGGTATTTTGGTTGTTTCAAATTCCGTTTGCCTATCTGGCCGCCGTTCATTTTGACCTTCGCGAGACCGGAGTTTTCATATCCATCGCAGTTGCACATTCACTGCATGCGATTGTAGGGGTATTCATTTTCAGGAAAGGGAAATGGAAGAAGACTGTTGTATAG